TCTGGTTAGGtttatataatttacaatttAACCATTTGCAACATATTTGTAACACTAGTTTAAGAATATACGGTATGTATGGATTTAGAACGCTTTAAGTTTACCGTTGATGAGACATACCTTTTCATACTATACTTTACATTGAACAATTAATTATGTTTGCGAACTTTAAAGTTTCCAGACAAGATTGTTATGACTTATATCAGTTATAAATTGTGTACTTTATAACAGAACTGACTTAATGATATCAGTATTTAGGAAGTGTAATTTTTTAATAATATTGGTGTTGAAATAATGTTAGAGCTGGCTAGAGTAAGTATTTTTTACACGTTCAGCTTTTCTGAAGAACTATAATACAATCTGCTTAGAAcaagatgatatgaaaaaatatatactgatgGAAATACACTTTAATGTGCAAGATATGTTTTTATAATGTATACATTTTTCCAGCAGTTATATAAAAGACGTGTCAAATGTAAGATGGTCCCAATTTCGTTTAACTACAATAATCATCCACTATTTAACTGCCTATGTAAACTtggaatttatatatttatatgtatatagatgAGGTGAAGTTAAAAACATAATGTTGAAAACAGGGCTGAACCCGAAAAAAAGTAGTAAGTCGTAATATAGTTTAGCTTTTATTCTATAAACAGCTATATCAAACAGTTTTGCATTCTACTCAACTTTTATTGATTTGGAATTAAAATGAGTTAACCTACCTGCACATTTACTCCTTTGGCGGTTATATAATTCTATGTTCTTTGGATGTTGTGGTTCTGATCAGAGGTGTTCATAACAACTGGGATACCGTACTGTGAACTATTTTGATGAAATGTGAAAGTGGATTGTGGATCGGAAATGAAAAATACGTCCAATTTGGTTGTGGTTTATAATCAGGTTGTGAATAAAACTGAGTCTTTACTAAAACCTTATATGACTTGTCTAAAGTGttgcaaaaatacatttacagttCCAGTTGCATTGCTTAAATATTCGATCTTAGTTTTACAATTGTGCTTTCAATTACGTCACTTTAAGAAGACATTAAAAATCACGCGTATTAATTAAATGAATTGTTATTGATAACATGTAACGGTGAAAATTGAATTTAATACCGATTCTTGATGTGTCTATGCGGAACTCTGAAGAGACGTTAATATCACATTTCTGTTTCAATGTTATTCTGACAGTTATGTTAGTGTTTTTAAAATAGCCTGCCCTCGTATCTTGCCAGCAGCAATATCTATCCACTATGTTTAGGTCACTGCAATTATTCCACGATCCCGAAAATGAAGGGATTCTCCTGAAATAGGATGCGATTGTAGagcataattttaatttaaaggaaatatCGATACGTGTTATATATTctaaggtattgaaaatgatttaacgtttgagattaaagtaaatggGATATATCTTGCACTAATTGAAACTCTCCAACAATTgtggaaatatatttttaaacgttGAAACCTCCTCAAGATCAATGGTAATACTCCAACAAATATCATGTTACTTTCTAAACTGTAATAGCATTGCCATGTTTAAAATTAAGACTTTTCAGAGATTAGTAGTATTTGATTTTGTGTAAATGTGATTGAAGGCAGACAAATAAAACTATAATGCAtcaatgattttaatttcaaaaagatCCTAACCCaagagaaaagaaaagaaaagatccGAAACACATACCTGTGCTACACCGCGAGTCGTTTTGAACAAACTTTTGTAAGGATAGCATTTactttataatgccattttctgaaatcatGGTATATTCATTCTGAGGTAGTTTTTAAAGTTTCATCACTGCAAAACTTATTGCGTAACTTATTGTACTAAAtcattacaaaattgaaaatataggTTTGAGGATCAGTGTTGCTAGACCTCTTAAGCTTTGAGTATTTGTGCTCAAAACACGTTTTGGTTTAGCAAAAGTGCAGCAGTGAAACAAAAATGTTGGATTGCAATTGCTTTTATAATCTAAAGGTGACGAAGCCTTTTGCTTTCAATCTGGTTGATAAAAGCAAAGTCAAGTTGTCCCCTCGAAAACAATACGGCCCCTACGCCAACAAAAATGAGTACATGATTGCTCATTTTAACAGAGTTAGAGGATTTTCTCataaaataagtcaatatttaccactgaaatattacTTCTGGCATATTTTCTTCTCCATACTCTTTCCCATAATTCCAAGTGCATCTCATTGACAGGTAATTAAGCACAATGCACTTAAAATCTTGAACCTTCTTAGGTAGTGCTGAAGATATTATAATACTTCTTTAAATAGGTATACAAGATGTGATTTAAGCAAATATTCTAGTAACTATATTAACGATAAGCATGACAAAAGGAATACATACATTAAAGCACAATTTTACATACAGAAAACATGGCAGATTGAACAAATTGATTTCGTGGAAAGTGACATTATAAAATATCACAACAGGCACACACACATATAACAAATCTTCACATATAAAACATTGCAAAAGGAACATATGCATAGAGCACAGATTGACAATTTGCTAAAGGAAAACACGCATATGACAAGACAACACATTTCAATCATAATTTTGGGAATGGTACACAAAACGTATGTTACATCGGATTGTTTTTGTGGAAGAGGAAAATAAGCAtttaaactgatttatttttgGAAATAATAATTTATCTGGTAATTTCTCTCTGTTGCGAAGATTTGTCAGATTAACAGGAAGTAGAACTAAAATTGCAAACGCATactttttaatgatttaatttcTGCTTGTTGGTGACGGAATTCACTGTAATTAAATTCACCCTAGTTCCTTGAAAAGTGTGAAGTTCCCGTAAACGTGAATGTCTGCATGTGATTTTGTTTTCGTAACGCCACTCTTAAAGATAAAATTTGTTCGTGAGTTGCCTTGAAATTTTACCATTTGAGTTGATATTAGATCGTCAGATAAGAGGGAAGTAAATTGTGTTGCAACAAGGATATGGTTTAGACACAAACTATCCTGGCCTAAACtcatataaaacgtaaatattctTCAACTATATATTATATCAATTGGAATAATAATACAAATCTATTAATTTCAAGGGAACGCGATaggaaattgcagaaaaaaagactttttttattaataacaaGAGGAGTTAATACTTACGGTAAACACGTGAAGCAGTTGTTTTTCCAAGCTGAAGGGTGCCATTTGTATTACCAAATGTCTTCCAGTAGTAACTAcgaacataaaaataaaacagttctgTAACGTCTTCGGTTCCGAAACTGACGTTGTACACTGTGAACTGCGACACTGTGTCattgatcttttttattttgtcatggTCAACTGCCACATATTTTCCTTTTGTTCTTCTATTCTTAACAGCAAAGCCAATTGAAAAGTTGACATTTGGTTCTTCGAGCAGCACACTTGTAAAAGTAATATTCTGTGTTGCGCAAACATTGGGATCCATTGGTTTGAGTTCTCCGTTGAATGTTTTCTCGACTAAATAGTAATAGATGAGTGAACTAAGAATAAAACAGTTACATTTTATACCAGGATAGGTTTCCCAGGAAACCCTTTTACCTAACATTTCTGTCAAAACCATCATGGCAGTACTTTCATTCACACGGGTTTCGTTTGCTacacataatgaaaataaattttctgttgTTTGTATCACAAATCGCAATTTATGCAAATACATATTAAAGGAAGTTCTTTATGTTTGAGACAATGTAAAAACAACTGTTATTCCAAGAAATTATACCACCGTCTGGTTTATCCATGTTCTCAACACAAAGTGCACAATTTGTGCATTTATTTCACAAACAAAGCTTTTTAAGTCTCTACCACAAAATATGCAGGAAGGTTTCCATGTTTAAATAACCACCCTTCTGTTTATAGTAACAGTTTACTAGATATATTAACTAGAAAAAAAAGGGAAGATATATTTACTTACCAGATAACCAACAAGTAGAGTATGAAACGCAATATACTAGCAGTGTAAGTGTCAGCTGTTCTATGCATTTGGCGGTCATTCTGCACATCAGGGTTAATGTGGTCCGAGTTTCTATCAATCagcaaaaaaaaagtaattgaaaGAGTTTGCATATCTTAAGAAGGTTTCATATGATACTAATAAATTCTTTAAGCCTTTAAAACCTTCTAGCAGCATAAAACgcaacataataaaataataactcgATTTGGtcgagtctattcatgagaggtaatgaaatgtgtaacgcTAGTCACGCCCCCTAGCTCTAGATTAAGCTGAATTCTAATATGCTTATTTTTATGCCAAAAACGCGTCACGTTAACGGGCGATGGCGTCActgtcttttatttttattttttttatttttgagcCCCAAACAAAGAGCGCtgctatatatttttgttgttgttttagataaaggccatATTAGAGTCAAGAGATGAAGtatatcaaaatcatattttacttaaaataatacACTCCAGTTCatttatacgtcgccagaattaTTCATTCGGACTACGCCCTAGCGAAATTATTCCGCGAACTTATAACGTCTTGGTAGTGTAttaatatctatttgaaacacattttttttcataattaaatacacatatataccagcaaaaataacaacactgTGTCCGATCGCTTAAGCTCAGGTATATTTATTAAGTGCGGTGATATCATTCTAGCAAACACATTGTTGCATTTGAATTATGACAAATACTGCACATGCAAACCACCACAAGGAATTGTTATAATGATTTGTCTGCCAAGGCAGTCATTTTACGTCATATTTCGTGAAATATCACAGACAGATTTAATGGCGTTTATtactaaaattaatattttccttGATTTTTCAGAACGGTaattaaataaaagaatttaTAGGTATTCAtcgtaaaatttatttcttttttattcatttagacGTTATCGTACAAAACACAATCTGTATGTTAACAACTGATACGACAACCAAGTACATTATGTCATATCGAAcctcaaaagaaatattttatgaaatcacTCGACGTCTTCATTCACACAACGCCACATACATTGTACGTACTATGAAAACTCATAAATTACGAAAAACAGTCAATGAGAAAACGAATAGAAAGCGAAAACGGATTCTCATATACATATCACCGTAAAACAATAACGATGCAAGTGCGTACATTCTTTAGGAATATAATGAGTGTAGTTAGTTTCAACCTCAGAAAATAATTTCGTGCTAAAATAAACAACGCATAAACACTGAAAATAGACGTTAAACTTCATATaagattttaatcaaatattccGATAACATGAGCACAAAATTTAACTGCATAGCAACAGGAacaaaaagttattttatatatatatatatatatatatatatatatatatatatatatatatatatatatatatatatgtatgtatgtatataaaatcTGTATTCAAAATAAGACTTTGTACGGATACAATACATACATCCTCTTGCACAAATGTTTCTTTATTAATGAATAATAACAAACATACGATGGTAAGGTTCAGATCCACCGCGAATAAAAACGATCCTGACATACAGTGCTTTATATTAacttttttcaaaagtaataGATGACGTAATATTTCCTCTCAAAAAAACATGGGAAGGTTTTCTACGAAATTTCTGTTAAAACCACGTAAACCGGatgaatttgaaaatttggaTGCCGGTAGCCTCAgactttaaatttcaattttatgcaGTACAAATTGCTTAAgtacgtttttttttcaggatatccgccatttcgaaaaatgtttcttcgaaaaTTGCTTTCTAACAAAGGTTTTGCCAAacaattaatgctaaataattaaaatacggCTAATACTGTacaatttaaccaaacagatttttcctgtgataaaaaaaaaaacctttttaggctgacatttgcctaaaattgacatt
The sequence above is a segment of the Mercenaria mercenaria strain notata chromosome 3, MADL_Memer_1, whole genome shotgun sequence genome. Coding sequences within it:
- the LOC128555955 gene encoding uncharacterized protein LOC128555955; its protein translation is MCRMTAKCIEQLTLTLLVYCVSYSTCWLSVEKTFNGELKPMDPNVCATQNITFTSVLLEEPNVNFSIGFAVKNRRTKGKYVAVDHDKIKKINDTVSQFTVYNVSFGTEDVTELFYFYVRSYYWKTFGNTNGTLQLGKTTASRVYPLPKKVQDFKCIVLNYLSMRCTWNYGKEYGEENMPEVIFQWRIPSFSGSWNNCSDLNIVDRYCCWQDTRAGYFKNTNITVRITLKQKCDINVSSEFRIDTSRIVSPISKDEVTKIQPKEILK